The stretch of DNA ATGCCGCCGTCTTTGAGGGAGGCGTGAATGTTACGGAACACTTCCACGTCTTCCAGAATGTGCTCCATTACGTCTACTGACAGGGCCAGATCGAAGGTGTTGGGCTGCTGATACAGCACCAGATCCTGCACGGCAAACTGAGCGTTGGTGCGGCCAATCTGCCGGAAGAACCGGTTAGAGTCGGCTACCTGCTCGTCTTTCACATCTACGGCCAGAATCTCCCACTTCTTGCTCAGGCCCGACATCCAGTAGGTGTATTGCCCGTAGCCCGAGCCGGCATCCAGAATGCTGGTAGGCTCATGGAGGCGGCCCTTAGCCCACTGGCGCAGCTCACGGTGCACGTGCCAGGTCCGGAGCAGGAGCAAATCGAGGAGGTGATAAAACAAGCGCCGCAGCCAGGGCGTACGGTTGAAGACTTCGCCGAGCGACTTCTTAATCGGGTCGTAATACAAGGGGGTGAAGTTGTGAGTTTGTGAAGTTGTGAAGTGGCGCCTGTGAAAGAGTGGAGGATTTATTCCTCTTCACAAATTCGCAATTTCACCTATTCGTCTTCGTCGGCGAAGAGTTTGGGGCGCTGGGGCTTGCTGTCTTCGGAGCCGGACTCGGCATCGTCTCCGGAGGGGGCGGGCGGGATGTGCAGGTCACCGAACACTTTATCCATGTGGGCCGCGTAGGCCGCCGAGTCGTCGATGAAGAACTGCAGGTCGGGCACAATGCGGAGCTGCTTACCCACACGCTTGGCCAGGGCCTGCCGAATCACCTTCACGTTATCTTCTACCAGCGTCTGCTGCGCTGCCACATCGCGGGCCAGCAGCAGGCTCAGGTACACGCGGGCCACGCCCAGGTCGGGCGATACGCGCACCAAGCTAATGCCCGGCGGCAAGCCCGGAAACAGGTGCGGGAGGTCGCGCTGAAATACGGCGGACAATTCCTGCTGGAGCAGGCTGGCTACTTTTTGCTGTCGTTTGCTTTCCATAAGAATCCGCAAAGATAGGAAGTTAGGGGCTTGGCAGCGCAGGAAGTTGCGGGGCCTACCCGCCGCCAGACTGGCCTACGGGCAGGGGCAGCCCTGAGCCCCAGAAAAGAGCTGACTGCGCTGGTGGCCTTGGCGGTTATCTTTGCTATATCCGGGCGGGCCAAGCCGGAGTGGCCTAGGCCACTTTAGCGCGGTTAGCTCAGTTTCTAAGCCCCTCATGTTCCTTGCTTCAATTCTTTAAAAGCTCCCTTCCTACCCGCCTGTTTGCGCTGGTGGTGCTGCTGCTGGCGGTGCGGCTGCCTTTGCTGTGGTGGGGCGTGGCCCTCACGCCAGTAGAGCTACACGGCCTGCTGGTGGGCGAACGGCTGCACGACGGAGCCATTCCGTACCGCGACCTATACGACAGCACTGCTCCGCTGGCAGCGGCTTTATTCGGTACCCTTGAGT from Hymenobacter taeanensis encodes:
- a CDS encoding class I SAM-dependent methyltransferase, whose translation is MYYDPIKKSLGEVFNRTPWLRRLFYHLLDLLLLRTWHVHRELRQWAKGRLHEPTSILDAGSGYGQYTYWMSGLSKKWEILAVDVKDEQVADSNRFFRQIGRTNAQFAVQDLVLYQQPNTFDLALSVDVMEHILEDVEVFRNIHASLKDGGMLLISTPSDQGGSDVHADGETSFIEEHVRDGYNIHEIQQKLRTAGFERIEAQYSYGEPGQVSWRLSMKYPILMLGKSKLFFLLLPFYYLVTFPFCLVLNWFDANTKHDSGTGLIVKAWK
- a CDS encoding ribosome-binding factor A; amino-acid sequence: MESKRQQKVASLLQQELSAVFQRDLPHLFPGLPPGISLVRVSPDLGVARVYLSLLLARDVAAQQTLVEDNVKVIRQALAKRVGKQLRIVPDLQFFIDDSAAYAAHMDKVFGDLHIPPAPSGDDAESGSEDSKPQRPKLFADEDE